Proteins encoded within one genomic window of Pigmentiphaga sp. H8:
- a CDS encoding NAD(P)(+) transhydrogenase (Re/Si-specific) subunit beta produces the protein MLSLNVVTLLYLVASVCFIQALKGLSHPTTSRMGNTFGMVGMAIAVLTTAALIGKLAAEPLAGLGWVVLGLLVGGTAGTIMAKRVEMTKMPELVAFMHSMIGLAAVFIAIAAVAEPHAFGIADPGIPIPTGNRIELFIGTFVGAITFSGSVIAFGKLSGRYKLRVFRGAPVVFAGQHMLNLLLALVMVGCGIWFAVTQEWTPFVIMTAIAFVLGVLIIIPIGGADMPVVVSMLNSYSGWAAAGIGFSLNNPMLIIAGSLVGSSGAILSYIMCKAMNRSFFNVILGGFGGDASAAAATGDQQQRSVKSGSPDDASFMLTNAETVVIVPGYGLAVARAQHALKELTTKLTEKGVNVKYAIHPVAGRMPGHMNVLLAEAEVPYDQVFEMEDINSEFGQVDVVLVLGANDVVNPAAKNDPKSPIAGMPILEAYKARTIIVNKRSMAAGYAGLDNELFYLDKTMMVFGDAKKVVEDMVKAVE, from the coding sequence ATGCTATCGCTCAACGTCGTCACCCTGCTCTACCTGGTCGCCTCGGTGTGCTTCATCCAGGCGCTCAAGGGCCTGTCGCACCCCACGACCTCGCGCATGGGCAATACCTTCGGCATGGTCGGCATGGCCATCGCCGTGCTGACCACCGCCGCCCTGATCGGCAAGCTCGCCGCCGAGCCCCTGGCCGGCCTGGGCTGGGTCGTGCTGGGCCTGCTGGTCGGCGGCACCGCCGGCACCATCATGGCCAAGCGCGTGGAAATGACCAAGATGCCCGAGCTGGTCGCCTTCATGCACAGCATGATCGGCCTGGCCGCGGTGTTCATCGCCATCGCGGCGGTGGCCGAGCCGCACGCCTTCGGCATCGCCGATCCGGGCATTCCCATCCCCACCGGCAACCGCATCGAGCTGTTCATCGGCACCTTCGTGGGCGCGATCACCTTCTCGGGGTCGGTCATCGCCTTCGGCAAGCTGTCGGGGCGCTACAAGCTGCGCGTGTTCCGCGGCGCGCCGGTGGTGTTCGCCGGCCAGCACATGCTGAACCTGCTGCTGGCCCTCGTGATGGTCGGATGCGGCATCTGGTTCGCGGTCACCCAGGAATGGACCCCGTTCGTCATCATGACGGCCATTGCCTTCGTGCTGGGCGTGCTCATCATCATCCCCATCGGCGGCGCCGACATGCCCGTCGTGGTATCGATGCTGAACAGCTATTCCGGCTGGGCCGCGGCGGGCATCGGCTTCTCGCTCAACAACCCCATGCTGATCATCGCCGGTTCGCTGGTGGGCTCGTCGGGCGCGATCCTGTCCTACATCATGTGCAAGGCGATGAACCGGTCGTTCTTCAACGTGATCCTGGGCGGCTTCGGCGGCGACGCCTCGGCGGCCGCCGCGACGGGCGACCAGCAGCAGCGCAGCGTCAAGTCGGGCAGCCCCGACGACGCGTCGTTCATGCTGACCAACGCCGAGACCGTGGTGATCGTGCCCGGCTACGGCCTGGCCGTGGCGCGCGCGCAGCACGCGCTGAAGGAACTCACCACCAAGCTGACCGAGAAGGGCGTGAACGTGAAGTACGCGATCCACCCGGTGGCCGGCCGCATGCCGGGGCACATGAACGTGCTGCTGGCTGAAGCCGAGGTGCCCTATGACCAGGTGTTCGAAATGGAGGACATCAACTCCGAGTTCGGCCAGGTCGACGTGGTGCTGGTGCTGGGCGCGAACGACGTGGTGAACCCCGCCGCGAAGAACGATCCCAAGTCCCCCATCGCGGGCATGCCCATCCTCGAGGCCTACAAGGCGCGCACCATCATCGTCAACAAACGGTCGATGGCGGCGGGCTACGCGGGCCTGGACAACGAGCTGTTCTACCTGGACAAGACCATGATGGTGTTCGGCGACGCGAAGAAGGTCGTCGAGGACATGGTCAAGGCTGTCGAGTAA
- a CDS encoding NAD(P) transhydrogenase subunit alpha, protein MELIDHTIINLIIFVLAIYVGYHVVWNVTPALHTPLMAVTNAISAIIIVGAMLAAALTDTGLGKTMGVLAVALAAVNVFGGFLVTRRMLEMFRKKPKAAPADAAKQEAR, encoded by the coding sequence ATGGAACTCATCGACCACACCATCATCAACCTCATCATCTTCGTGCTGGCCATCTACGTGGGCTACCACGTCGTCTGGAACGTCACGCCCGCCCTGCACACGCCGCTGATGGCCGTCACCAACGCCATCTCCGCCATCATCATCGTCGGCGCCATGCTGGCCGCGGCGCTGACCGACACCGGGCTGGGCAAGACCATGGGCGTGCTGGCCGTCGCGCTGGCCGCGGTCAACGTGTTCGGCGGCTTCCTGGTCACGCGGCGCATGCTCGAGATGTTCCGCAAGAAGCCCAAGGCCGCCCCGGCCGACGCCGCCAAGCAGGAGGCCCGCTGA
- a CDS encoding Re/Si-specific NAD(P)(+) transhydrogenase subunit alpha, with the protein MKIGVPTEIRPGETRVAATPETVKKLSAGGNQVLVQAGAGRQASFPDEAYAAAGATLVPDAAQVYAQAELVLKVQAPQESELALLRAGQILLGMLNPFDAEGLEKLAATGVTGFSLEAAPRITRAQSLDVLSSQANIAGYKAVIVAADHYGRFMPMLMTAAGTVKAARVVVLGAGVAGLQAIATAKRLGAVVEASDVRPAAKEQIESLGAKFIDVPYETDEEREIAQGVGGYARPMPPAWMARQAALVAERCKQADIVITTALIPGRPAPVLVSEETVAGMKPGSVIVDLAVERGGNCPLSRPDQVVDAHGVKIVGYTNLAAQVATDASALYARNLLDFLKLVVAKDGAPAIQREDEIVAACMVCDANRVLRNK; encoded by the coding sequence ATGAAGATTGGGGTCCCGACTGAAATCCGGCCGGGGGAGACACGTGTTGCCGCAACGCCGGAAACCGTGAAAAAACTGTCGGCAGGCGGCAACCAGGTACTGGTGCAAGCCGGCGCCGGGCGGCAGGCCAGCTTCCCCGACGAAGCCTATGCTGCCGCGGGCGCCACGCTGGTGCCCGACGCCGCCCAGGTCTACGCCCAGGCAGAACTGGTGCTGAAGGTCCAGGCCCCGCAGGAGTCCGAACTCGCGCTGCTGCGTGCGGGCCAGATCCTGCTGGGCATGCTCAACCCCTTCGACGCGGAAGGCCTGGAAAAACTGGCCGCCACCGGCGTGACCGGCTTCTCGCTCGAGGCCGCGCCGCGCATCACGCGCGCGCAAAGCCTGGACGTGCTGTCCTCGCAGGCCAACATCGCGGGCTACAAGGCGGTCATCGTCGCGGCCGATCACTACGGCCGCTTCATGCCCATGCTGATGACCGCCGCCGGCACCGTCAAGGCCGCGCGCGTCGTCGTGCTGGGCGCGGGCGTGGCGGGATTGCAGGCCATCGCCACCGCCAAGCGGCTGGGCGCGGTGGTCGAGGCCTCCGACGTGCGCCCCGCGGCCAAGGAGCAGATCGAATCGCTGGGCGCCAAGTTCATCGACGTGCCCTACGAGACCGACGAGGAACGCGAGATCGCCCAGGGCGTGGGCGGCTACGCTCGCCCCATGCCGCCGGCATGGATGGCGCGCCAGGCGGCGCTGGTGGCCGAACGCTGCAAGCAGGCCGACATCGTCATCACGACCGCGCTGATCCCGGGCCGCCCCGCGCCCGTGCTGGTCAGCGAGGAAACCGTGGCCGGCATGAAGCCGGGCTCGGTCATCGTCGACCTGGCCGTGGAACGCGGCGGTAACTGCCCGCTGTCCCGGCCCGACCAGGTGGTCGATGCACATGGCGTGAAGATCGTCGGCTACACCAACCTCGCCGCGCAGGTGGCGACCGACGCGTCCGCCCTGTACGCCCGCAACCTGCTGGACTTCCTGAAGCTGGTGGTCGCCAAGGACGGCGCCCCCGCCATCCAGCGCGAAGACGAGATCGTCGCCGCCTGCATGGTGTGCGATGCCAACCGCGTGCTGAGGAACAAGTAA
- a CDS encoding FadR/GntR family transcriptional regulator, with protein sequence MSSTPLRSSNLAEQLSEVLATQIVSGEREAGSRLPTEERLAADFGVSRTVVREAIARLKSDGLVTTRQGLGAFVAATPAGRPFRIGGDRQEANAVVQQVFELRIGVETEAAALAAARATAAQIKDIRQALKVLNVASQRGGDGVEEDILFHRAIARAANNPVYDDFFEFLERHTRNQLSISRRNCELAGWLTDITMEHEAIYEAIAAHDPTAARQAAHAHMSNAMARLQRIQSH encoded by the coding sequence ATGTCATCCACTCCCTTGCGCAGCAGCAACCTGGCCGAACAGCTCAGCGAAGTGCTCGCCACGCAAATCGTGTCGGGCGAACGCGAGGCCGGCAGCCGCCTGCCCACCGAAGAACGCCTGGCCGCCGATTTCGGCGTCAGCCGCACCGTGGTGCGCGAGGCCATCGCGCGCCTGAAGTCCGACGGCCTGGTCACCACCCGCCAGGGGCTGGGGGCCTTCGTCGCGGCCACGCCCGCGGGCCGGCCGTTCCGCATCGGCGGCGACCGGCAAGAGGCGAATGCCGTCGTGCAGCAGGTGTTCGAACTGCGCATAGGCGTGGAGACCGAGGCCGCGGCGCTGGCCGCCGCCCGCGCCACCGCGGCGCAGATCAAGGACATCCGCCAGGCGCTCAAGGTCCTGAACGTGGCCAGCCAGCGCGGTGGCGACGGCGTCGAGGAAGACATCCTGTTCCACCGGGCCATCGCGCGCGCCGCCAACAATCCGGTCTACGACGATTTCTTCGAGTTCCTGGAGCGCCACACGCGCAACCAGCTTTCCATCAGCCGCCGCAATTGCGAGCTGGCCGGCTGGCTGACCGATATCACGATGGAGCACGAGGCCATCTACGAGGCCATCGCCGCGCACGACCCCACCGCCGCCCGCCAGGCCGCCCATGCGCACATGAGCAACGCGATGGCCCGCCTGCAACGCATCCAATCTCATTGA
- a CDS encoding dihydrodipicolinate synthase family protein: MSAPPRLQGLLAPVVTPFQPDMLPDAGRFARHCQWLLDSGCAGLAIFGTNSEANSLSAAEKIELMGKLVADGIPGAKLMPGTGACSVPEASQLTAAAVKHGAAGVLMLPPFFYKGVPDEGLFRYYSQVIENVGDSALRVYLYHIPPVSQVPISLPLIERLIKAYPDTVVGLKDSSGDWNYSKSVIDAFASTGFDVFPASETLLLRGLRAGGKGCITATGNINPGPISQLYANWQGPDAEALQQKVTQTRELVQKYSMIPALKAVISYFMQDPAWRAVRPPLVEMPGQQEAELIGKLEELGFDMPGIR; encoded by the coding sequence ATGTCCGCACCTCCCCGCCTGCAAGGCCTGCTTGCCCCGGTCGTCACGCCGTTCCAGCCCGACATGCTGCCCGATGCCGGCCGCTTCGCCCGCCACTGCCAGTGGCTGCTCGACAGCGGCTGCGCCGGCCTGGCCATCTTCGGCACCAACAGCGAGGCCAACTCGCTGTCGGCCGCCGAGAAGATCGAATTGATGGGCAAGCTCGTGGCCGACGGCATCCCCGGCGCCAAGCTGATGCCCGGCACCGGCGCGTGCTCGGTGCCCGAGGCCTCGCAACTGACCGCCGCCGCCGTCAAGCACGGCGCGGCCGGGGTCCTGATGCTGCCGCCGTTCTTCTACAAGGGCGTGCCCGACGAAGGCCTGTTCCGCTACTACAGCCAGGTCATCGAGAACGTCGGCGACTCGGCGCTGCGCGTCTACCTGTATCACATCCCGCCCGTGTCGCAGGTGCCCATTTCGCTGCCGCTGATCGAGCGCCTGATCAAGGCTTACCCCGACACCGTCGTGGGCCTGAAGGATTCGTCCGGCGACTGGAATTACTCCAAGTCCGTCATCGACGCCTTCGCCTCGACCGGCTTCGACGTCTTCCCCGCCAGCGAAACGCTGCTGCTGCGCGGCCTGCGCGCGGGCGGCAAGGGCTGCATCACCGCCACCGGCAACATCAACCCGGGCCCCATCAGCCAGCTCTACGCCAACTGGCAGGGTCCCGACGCCGAGGCCCTGCAGCAGAAAGTCACCCAGACCCGCGAGCTGGTGCAGAAGTATTCGATGATCCCCGCGCTCAAGGCGGTCATCTCGTACTTCATGCAGGATCCGGCCTGGCGCGCCGTGCGTCCGCCGCTGGTCGAGATGCCCGGCCAGCAGGAAGCCGAGCTGATCGGCAAGCTGGAAGAACTGGGCTTCGACATGCCCGGAATCCGATAG
- a CDS encoding tripartite tricarboxylate transporter substrate binding protein, which produces MWLKKQHDVVRRTFLRTLRHSACVALALASLAPLHAADFPTKPITLVVPFPAGGGPDQVARVIAEKLAPRLGRPVVVENRQGASGTMGAAHVFRAPADGHTLLLTPSTFSLAPLVLQKGVVPYDVRRDFVPVIQPTTSWLVLAAHPSTQVRSLAQLKQFATTHANTIYTGSGAGSTMHVAGEMLKHELKVDMTFVPHRGTAPALADTIGGHIQFIIAGYQDLAPHFKAGALLPVALLDDTPHPTDASVVPVARQGYPSYSVRSWTGIFAPSATAPDIVNRLNAEIDAVLHMPEVRGRLEDNGLQQVVGGKPGRLTATVEHDLKVFTPFVRGAGIVAN; this is translated from the coding sequence ATGTGGTTGAAGAAACAGCATGACGTCGTGCGCAGAACCTTCCTGCGAACGCTGCGACATTCCGCCTGTGTCGCGCTCGCCCTGGCGAGCCTGGCGCCGCTTCATGCGGCCGATTTTCCCACGAAACCCATCACCCTGGTCGTGCCCTTCCCCGCCGGCGGCGGCCCCGACCAGGTTGCCCGGGTCATCGCGGAAAAACTGGCGCCCCGGCTCGGACGCCCGGTGGTCGTGGAGAACCGCCAGGGTGCAAGCGGAACGATGGGAGCGGCACATGTTTTCCGCGCTCCCGCCGACGGCCATACCCTGCTGCTGACACCGAGCACGTTCAGCCTGGCTCCGCTCGTCCTGCAAAAGGGAGTCGTGCCCTACGACGTCCGGCGCGATTTCGTTCCCGTGATCCAGCCCACGACGAGCTGGCTGGTGCTGGCCGCGCATCCGTCCACCCAGGTACGCTCCCTGGCACAGCTCAAGCAGTTCGCCACGACCCACGCCAATACGATCTATACCGGCTCGGGAGCCGGTTCAACCATGCACGTCGCGGGGGAAATGCTCAAGCATGAGCTGAAGGTCGACATGACGTTCGTGCCCCATCGCGGGACCGCGCCCGCGCTGGCGGACACGATAGGCGGGCACATCCAGTTCATCATCGCGGGTTATCAGGACCTGGCCCCCCATTTCAAGGCCGGCGCCCTGCTGCCCGTCGCCTTGTTGGACGACACCCCCCACCCCACCGATGCCTCCGTCGTGCCCGTCGCCCGGCAGGGCTATCCGTCCTATTCGGTCCGCAGTTGGACCGGGATCTTTGCCCCCTCGGCCACCGCGCCGGATATCGTCAACCGCCTGAATGCCGAGATCGACGCCGTCCTGCACATGCCCGAGGTGCGCGGGCGCCTGGAGGACAACGGACTGCAACAGGTCGTGGGAGGAAAGCCGGGCCGCCTGACCGCGACGGTGGAGCACGACCTGAAGGTCTTCACCCCCTTCGTGCGCGGCGCGGGGATCGTGGCGAACTGA
- a CDS encoding TetR/AcrR family transcriptional regulator: MTKTRPQKRSAGRPEAGSGDKQADIIEATLSILRTTHPDAVTVIEVARHAGVDPAMVRYYFKNKEGLFVAAAKTLMGRLLARATEIVQGEGEIGPKIQERLKGMLTILVENPFLHTLLNRVYSSESAEGRQLMADVNGRSMVLMGDLLRARPGDPVRAIDPRILQCALIGLSEVLLNARPLIEYMFGVEADSQDFVDRYAAAMADLLLRGLAPG, translated from the coding sequence ATGACTAAGACAAGGCCACAGAAGCGAAGCGCGGGCCGGCCGGAGGCGGGATCGGGCGACAAGCAGGCCGATATCATCGAGGCGACGCTGTCCATCCTGAGGACGACTCATCCGGACGCCGTGACGGTGATCGAGGTGGCGCGGCATGCCGGCGTGGATCCCGCGATGGTCCGCTATTACTTCAAGAACAAGGAAGGCCTGTTCGTGGCCGCCGCGAAGACGCTCATGGGTCGGCTGCTGGCGCGCGCCACCGAGATCGTCCAGGGAGAAGGCGAGATCGGCCCGAAGATCCAGGAGCGGCTCAAGGGCATGCTGACCATCCTGGTCGAGAATCCCTTCCTTCATACCTTGTTGAACCGGGTGTATTCCTCCGAGTCGGCGGAAGGCCGGCAGCTCATGGCGGACGTCAACGGGCGCAGCATGGTGCTGATGGGCGACCTGCTCCGGGCGCGGCCGGGCGATCCCGTTCGCGCCATCGACCCGCGCATCCTGCAATGCGCGCTCATCGGCCTGAGCGAGGTGCTGCTGAACGCCAGGCCGCTGATCGAATACATGTTTGGCGTGGAGGCCGACAGCCAGGACTTCGTCGATCGCTACGCCGCCGCCATGGCGGATCTGCTCCTGCGCGGACTGGCGCCTGGTTGA
- a CDS encoding aromatic ring-hydroxylating dioxygenase subunit alpha — MFVRNQWYVLCSSADLASRPLGRVVCGIPMVAFRTQSGRVGIVQDLCSHRRAPLSMGRVQGENLRCVYHGMEFGTDGQCLHIPSQSVIPRMAHVQAFPAIERYGFIWVWPGDAEAAEALLPQLPWRESKAWNSGLIQYFPVKASYLYMNDNLLDLSHVAFLHESSIGFDPRLLSEDPLEIEVTDDGVVNRRCFKDVEQAPAHREWYPFPGRVDRVQVAEWTPPGRISVLVRNSAEGVDVDLRADHLLTPETATTHHYYIALSRNFRIEDEALSERLNADALRVHQEDVDIAEAQQRMALAMPHARDLPLQADRGMQAAHRIMKRLLDASAV; from the coding sequence ATGTTCGTTCGCAATCAATGGTATGTGCTGTGCTCCAGCGCGGATCTGGCATCGCGGCCGCTGGGAAGAGTCGTTTGCGGCATTCCCATGGTGGCGTTTCGAACGCAGAGCGGCCGGGTGGGCATCGTCCAGGACCTGTGTTCGCACCGGCGCGCGCCGTTGTCGATGGGGCGGGTGCAGGGGGAAAACCTCCGCTGCGTCTATCACGGCATGGAATTCGGCACCGACGGGCAGTGCCTGCACATTCCTTCCCAGTCGGTCATTCCGCGCATGGCCCACGTCCAGGCATTTCCAGCCATCGAACGCTATGGCTTCATCTGGGTATGGCCAGGCGACGCCGAGGCCGCCGAAGCCCTGCTGCCGCAATTGCCGTGGCGTGAAAGCAAGGCATGGAATAGCGGGTTGATCCAGTATTTTCCCGTCAAGGCCTCGTACCTTTACATGAACGACAACCTGCTGGATCTGTCGCACGTCGCGTTTCTCCATGAGTCGAGCATCGGTTTCGATCCCAGGCTGTTGTCCGAAGATCCTCTGGAAATCGAGGTGACCGACGATGGCGTGGTGAACCGGCGCTGTTTCAAGGATGTGGAGCAGGCACCGGCACACCGGGAGTGGTACCCGTTCCCGGGGCGGGTCGATCGGGTCCAGGTGGCGGAGTGGACGCCGCCCGGCCGGATATCCGTCCTGGTCCGCAACTCGGCCGAAGGCGTGGACGTAGATCTGCGCGCGGATCACTTGCTTACGCCGGAAACCGCGACGACGCATCACTACTACATCGCCCTGTCGCGGAATTTCCGGATCGAGGATGAGGCGCTGAGCGAGCGGCTCAATGCCGATGCGCTTCGAGTCCACCAGGAGGACGTCGATATCGCCGAAGCGCAGCAGCGGATGGCGCTGGCCATGCCGCATGCCCGCGACCTGCCTCTCCAGGCGGACCGGGGCATGCAGGCGGCGCACCGCATCATGAAGCGCCTGCTGGACGCCTCCGCCGTCTAG
- a CDS encoding NUDIX hydrolase, with the protein MVWTPRVTVAAVIERGGKFLVIEEDTDAGVRLNQPAGHLEAGESLESAVRRETLEETAHPFVPSGWLGTYLWRPESVDAPTFLRFAFVGEAGEPLPGRALDEGIRRAFWISTDELRARQAEHRSPLVMRCVDDYLRARASGRPWLALDALYTHTAIVDTHHGKQ; encoded by the coding sequence ATGGTCTGGACGCCCCGAGTCACTGTCGCCGCCGTGATCGAGCGCGGCGGCAAGTTCCTGGTCATCGAGGAAGACACCGACGCCGGCGTCAGGCTGAACCAGCCGGCCGGCCACCTCGAAGCCGGCGAATCGCTCGAAAGCGCCGTCAGGCGCGAAACCCTGGAAGAGACCGCGCATCCCTTCGTACCGTCGGGATGGCTGGGCACGTACCTGTGGCGTCCCGAAAGCGTCGATGCGCCGACCTTCCTGCGCTTCGCCTTCGTGGGCGAGGCGGGCGAGCCGCTTCCCGGCCGCGCCCTGGACGAAGGCATACGCCGCGCGTTCTGGATCTCCACCGACGAACTGCGCGCCCGGCAGGCCGAGCACCGCAGTCCGTTGGTCATGCGCTGCGTGGACGACTATCTGCGCGCGCGGGCGTCGGGCCGGCCGTGGCTGGCGCTGGACGCGCTCTACACACATACGGCAATCGTGGATACGCATCATGGCAAGCAGTAA
- the mnmA gene encoding tRNA 2-thiouridine(34) synthase MnmA codes for MASSKGRIVVGMSGGVDSSVSAWLLKQQGYEVVGLFMKNWEDDDDSEYCSTRQDWLDAASVADVIGIDIEAVNFAAEYKDRVFAEFLREYSAGRTPNPDVLCNAEIKFKAFLDHAMRMGAEHIATGHYARVRRVESGPQAGRHQLLKALDHTKDQSYFLHRLNQAQLSRTVFPLGEIRKTEVRRIAHELGLSNAAKKDSTGICFIGERPFREFLNRYLPTQPGLILTSEGERVGQHVGLSFYTLGQRKGLGIGGVKGRQQEDGTADAWYVAKKDLASNTLYVVQGHDHPWLLSDALQAQQASWVAGEPPAPGAYGAKTRYRQPDAACTLARADGETFELGFPDPQWAVTPGQSAVLYDGEVCLGGGIITSPSAR; via the coding sequence ATGGCAAGCAGTAAGGGACGCATCGTAGTGGGTATGTCCGGCGGGGTGGATTCGTCGGTCAGCGCCTGGCTGCTGAAACAGCAGGGCTACGAAGTGGTCGGCCTCTTCATGAAGAACTGGGAGGACGACGACGATTCCGAGTACTGCTCGACCCGCCAGGACTGGCTGGACGCCGCCAGCGTGGCCGATGTCATCGGCATCGACATCGAAGCGGTCAACTTCGCCGCCGAATACAAGGACCGTGTGTTCGCCGAATTCCTGCGCGAGTATTCGGCCGGCCGCACGCCCAATCCCGACGTGTTGTGCAACGCCGAGATCAAGTTCAAGGCCTTCCTGGACCATGCCATGCGCATGGGCGCCGAGCACATCGCCACCGGCCACTACGCGCGCGTGCGGCGCGTGGAGTCGGGGCCGCAGGCCGGGCGCCACCAATTGCTCAAGGCCCTGGACCACACCAAGGACCAGAGCTATTTCCTGCACCGGTTGAACCAGGCGCAGTTGTCGCGCACGGTCTTTCCGCTGGGCGAGATCCGCAAGACCGAGGTGCGGCGCATCGCGCACGAACTGGGCCTGTCCAATGCCGCCAAGAAGGACTCCACCGGCATCTGCTTCATCGGCGAACGTCCCTTTCGCGAATTCCTGAACCGCTATCTGCCCACCCAGCCCGGCCTCATCCTCACGTCCGAAGGCGAACGCGTGGGCCAGCACGTCGGGCTGTCGTTCTACACGCTGGGCCAGCGCAAGGGCCTGGGCATAGGCGGCGTGAAAGGGCGCCAGCAGGAGGACGGCACCGCGGACGCCTGGTACGTGGCGAAGAAGGACCTCGCGTCCAACACGCTATACGTGGTGCAGGGCCACGATCATCCGTGGCTGCTGAGCGACGCCCTGCAGGCGCAGCAGGCATCGTGGGTGGCCGGCGAGCCTCCGGCGCCGGGCGCCTATGGCGCCAAGACCCGTTACCGGCAACCCGATGCGGCGTGCACGCTGGCGCGGGCCGATGGCGAAACGTTCGAACTGGGTTTCCCCGATCCTCAGTGGGCAGTGACGCCCGGCCAGTCCGCGGTGCTGTACGACGGCGAGGTCTGCCTGGGAGGCGGCATCATCACGTCCCCGTCCGCGCGCTAG
- a CDS encoding GntR family transcriptional regulator, with translation MAKTPAPPADPGAPAATQTTTLYDRMRADLLAGRLLPPGRKLQIEFLGHHYGAGQTPVREALNRLTADGLVEQRDQRGFAVAAVSPTDLVEITNTRCWLEEIALRKSMASGSAQWEEGLVLAFHRLSKTPRSLRDDRFEANPEWEQRHRAFHRALIGGCGSRWLIGFCEQLADQLYRYRQLSVQKIFPDRPIQAEHEDLMEAITAGDADRAVALLTEHYQKTARIVLDDPEAFEG, from the coding sequence GTGGCTAAGACCCCCGCCCCACCGGCCGACCCCGGCGCCCCCGCCGCCACCCAGACCACCACGCTGTACGACCGCATGCGCGCCGATCTGCTGGCGGGCCGGTTACTGCCGCCCGGGCGCAAGCTGCAGATCGAATTCCTGGGCCACCACTACGGCGCCGGCCAGACCCCCGTGCGCGAGGCCCTGAACCGGCTGACCGCCGACGGCCTGGTGGAACAGCGCGACCAGCGCGGCTTCGCCGTGGCGGCGGTCAGCCCCACCGACCTGGTCGAGATCACCAACACCCGCTGCTGGCTGGAGGAAATCGCGCTGCGCAAGTCCATGGCGTCCGGCTCCGCGCAATGGGAAGAGGGCCTGGTCCTGGCCTTCCATCGCCTGTCCAAGACGCCGCGCTCGCTGCGGGACGACCGCTTCGAGGCCAATCCCGAATGGGAACAGCGCCACCGGGCCTTCCACCGGGCGCTGATAGGCGGATGCGGGTCGCGCTGGCTGATCGGCTTCTGCGAACAACTGGCGGACCAGTTGTACCGCTATCGCCAGTTGTCGGTGCAGAAGATCTTCCCGGACCGCCCGATCCAGGCCGAACATGAAGACCTGATGGAAGCCATCACGGCGGGGGACGCCGACCGGGCCGTGGCGCTGCTGACCGAGCACTACCAGAAGACCGCGCGCATCGTGCTGGACGATCCGGAGGCCTTCGAGGGATAG
- a CDS encoding fumarylacetoacetate hydrolase family protein → MKFVSFRKDGAVRLGVLADDGIIDLNQAQPQVPADLGAALQAGVDLQGAAKAAIASSAPRLPADSIAYAPVVPRPGKIICLGLNYFDHAKEGGRDKPEYPWFFFRGATSLLAHGEPTVRPRVSDKFDYEAELAVVIGKAGRHVKRDQAMDLVFGYACFNDISVRDYQKRTPQWTIGKNFDATGAFGPHLVTADELPAAAKGLSIKCRLNGQVMQDANTSDMIFDIPETIELLTEVLTLEPGDVIVMGTPAGVGQARNPQVWMKPGDVVEIEIEKVGLLRNPVTAEA, encoded by the coding sequence ATGAAATTCGTGAGTTTCCGCAAAGATGGCGCCGTGCGCCTGGGCGTCCTGGCCGATGACGGCATCATCGACCTGAACCAGGCCCAGCCGCAGGTCCCGGCGGACCTGGGCGCCGCGCTGCAGGCCGGCGTCGACCTCCAGGGCGCGGCGAAGGCCGCCATCGCGTCGTCGGCCCCGCGCCTGCCGGCCGACTCCATCGCCTACGCCCCCGTGGTGCCCCGCCCCGGCAAGATCATTTGCCTGGGCCTGAACTATTTCGACCATGCCAAGGAAGGCGGCCGCGACAAGCCCGAATACCCCTGGTTCTTCTTCCGCGGCGCGACTTCGCTGCTGGCCCATGGCGAACCCACGGTGCGTCCGCGCGTGTCCGACAAGTTCGACTACGAAGCCGAGCTGGCCGTGGTGATCGGCAAGGCCGGCCGCCACGTCAAGCGCGACCAGGCCATGGACCTCGTGTTCGGCTATGCCTGCTTCAACGACATCTCGGTGCGCGACTACCAGAAGCGCACGCCGCAGTGGACCATCGGCAAGAATTTCGACGCCACGGGCGCCTTCGGCCCGCACCTGGTCACCGCCGACGAACTGCCGGCCGCCGCCAAGGGCCTGTCGATCAAGTGCCGCCTGAACGGCCAGGTCATGCAGGACGCCAACACCAGCGACATGATCTTCGACATCCCCGAGACCATCGAGCTGCTGACCGAAGTGCTGACGCTGGAACCGGGCGACGTGATCGTCATGGGCACCCCCGCCGGCGTGGGCCAGGCGCGCAATCCGCAGGTCTGGATGAAGCCGGGCGACGTGGTGGAAATCGAGATCGAGAAGGTTGGCCTGCTGCGCAACCCGGTAACGGCCGAAGCCTGA